In Oscillatoria sp. FACHB-1406, one DNA window encodes the following:
- a CDS encoding translation initiation factor, producing the protein MSASKKRIVYQEFGNVENEAAIARAVPELPPQQQQLRVQASRKGRKGKTVTEVTGFQCTPETLNQLLKQLKTQCGTGGTAKDNMLELQGEHKQKLVELLTKLGYKVKMSGG; encoded by the coding sequence ATGTCTGCTTCCAAAAAACGGATTGTTTATCAAGAATTTGGCAACGTTGAGAATGAAGCTGCGATCGCGCGAGCCGTTCCCGAACTGCCGCCCCAACAGCAACAACTGCGGGTTCAAGCCTCCCGTAAAGGGCGTAAAGGGAAAACTGTTACCGAAGTCACTGGATTTCAATGCACGCCCGAAACCTTAAACCAATTGCTCAAACAGCTTAAAACTCAATGTGGAACGGGAGGAACGGCTAAAGATAATATGCTGGAACTTCAGGGAGAACACAAACAGAAATTAGTCGAGTTGTTAACGAAACTAGGGTATAAAGTTAAGATGAGTGGCGGGTAA